Below is a window of Haloterrigena alkaliphila DNA.
ATTTGCTAACACATATGGCGGGTTATTTTTCATCGGTATTGAGGAAAATGAGGAAACTAATAAACCAGGTGATTGGTTTACACTCACAAGCGGGGATCCTCAAAGTTACAATGAGAAAATCCGGAGCTCTGTGAAAGAGAATATAAGCCCGTCCCCTATGTATGAGACACATTCATTCAAAGGAACGAACAGTAGTGGAGATGAAGGGTACGTGATATTGGTAGATGTGCCTGAAAGCACACAAACACCCCACATAAACAATGATGGCCGTGTCTATCGGAGAACTGGTGAGGGTAGTGACCCCTATAAGGTTACTTCTAGTCCAGAAGTTCTAGACGATCTTTACAGACGAAGAGATGAATGGCAAACTCGAATTGATGATTTCTGTAATTTAGATGTGGGTCTAACTGTGGGGCAATCGGGTGAAGGCCAAAATCAAGGATGGCCGTTTTTAGAACTTTATGCTATTCCGTCAACTCTAGATGATCCAGTATGTGCTAATGTAATAAGTGAATTAGACCGTTTCCAAGAAATATTCGAATCATCAGAAATACATCTCTTACCGGATGATTCTGAGATAGTTCAGGAAGGAGGGAGGGTCAGATTTGGTTTCACAGCCGATTCTTACCGTGCTACCAGCGAAGGTGTTGTTGCTCAACTATGGACGGCAGAGGATCATCAGGGCAATATTGACACCGCTCACACACCGCTGACATTTACTTTCCTTGTAGATGGAGGTTTGAAGATTTTCCTTCCAATTCCCACACTATCCCCTCCAGAGAATCCGACCCTTGTATGGAGGAGTATAGATCAAGCAATTCACTCTCAGTTTGATCACATTGAGTTTTTAGATGGGTTACGCCTATTGGGATACATACATACTTTGTTAAATTCTTACTTGAATCTTCTCTCTGAGTACGAGTGGCCGACCGAATCCGGCACGATCAACTTAAGAGCTAGATTCAGGAACACATATCGGACATTATTAGTATTTGAAACAGATTGGTATATTGATTTGATAGAAAGATATGGTGCACCGGTTTGTTATGATGAGATTTTAGATCTCCCCCGCTTAGAATCGATGAACTATGAGCTAGATATTGATGAGTCGAATAAATTCGGAAGCATAACAGTCGGTACAATGAATCTCTTCCAAGCGTTTGGGCTTCCAATAGATCAATCTAATAATGTTTTCGGCGAGTTCTCTAGTTACGTTATTGATCAAATGTTTCAAGAGACCGAGTTTGAGGATTGACTATAGTGGATTAGACATTTCCGCTGATCTCGAAATCTGGTGCATTGTCCCCTCTTTAAGATATGGACGGTCTTTATATTCGGAACCTCTGCTACGGATATAACCACCGAATACGAGAAGTCAGTAAACAGGACGAATTATGACTGATCAGTTACTCGCCAGCCCGAGCCTCGAGCCAGTTATCAATCTTACACATCACAGCCGCGGCCACGGCGTCGGCGATCCGATCGGGCGAGTCGGTCAGGTCCCAGACGTACTCGCCGTCGCGGGTGACGGTCACCCACTCGACGTAGTCGCCGCGGTCCAATTCGAGCAGGAGCGACTCGAGGGCATCCGCGTTCAGTTCGAGGCCGAGCGAGTCCTCGACCTGTGCGGAGAGTTGGGTTGTCGTCGCGACGACGCGGTCGTCGCCGGCGGTCGCCGGGCCGCCGGTCGCGGGGGTCGGGGGGGATGGGGGGTGGTTAGACATCGTCGGCCGATCGGTTGGGACTCGAGTATTATTAATTGCAGTGGTGGTCACGGTGTCGTGACTATCGGGGAGCTGACGACTCTCGTGACGGCCGATCGGACACGCGTGAGCGAGGCAGTCTGCCAGGACCTGGAGTACACTTACACCCTCGCCGTGACCGAAAAATCGCCCGGCGTGCGCAGGTGCTTCCACTACTAATAGCTGTTCCTTCCGAACCGATTCACCATAGTTTTATGTTAGATACTTTATTCACTTACTGAATAACCATAATTATTATTTATCGGAACGATGTATGTGAGTTGCATGCGGTATGTGACATATACTATCACGCCACAGCAGGGGAACTTCGATCCGGCGGAGGAGCTGTTGCGTGAGCACGGGGTGGCGTTGCAAACGATTCAGGCGATCGACTACCTCGCCGACGAGACGATCGTCACTCGTCGCGAGATTCAGGGGGACCGCGAGGACATCGTCGGTGCGCTCGAGGATCCCGCCGCGAACATCCTCGAGTACTCGCTGTTCGACGTCGAGGGGAGTACGGTCCTGCAGATGCAGTACGAACCCGGCGAGTTGACCCGGCGGATCCTCGAGATCCACCAGCGGCACGCGGTGTTGCCGGACTACCCGATGGAGTACACCGGGGCGAAGAACAGCACGCTTCGCATCTCCCAGATCGGAAGCGAGGCGGAGCTCCAGTCGCTGATCGCCGAGACGCGGGCGATCGTCGACGTCGAAATCGAACGCCTCGGGACCTACGATCCCTCGGACGGCGAGCACCTCATCGAACTGACCGACCGCCAGCGGGAGGTCCTGTCCGTCGCGATCGAGGAGGGCTACTACCAGGAGCCCCGGGCGGTGACCTATCAGGACATCGCGGATCGCCTCGACTGTTCGGCGGGGACCGTCGGCCAGCATCTCCGCCGCATCGAATCGCGGCTCATGTCGACGGTTATCACCGGGGGCTCGAGGGCCAACCGAGCGTCGGGACCGAGCGACGATACCGACGCGGAGACGACACCGCCCTCGAGGTAGGCCGCGACGAGCGCGTCACAGCGACGGGGAGAGTGGGGGCTCTACCTCGACGGCGCGCTCGGCGGGAAACGAGAGCGTCACGACCGTTCCACCGCCCGAGCGGTCCGCGAAGCGCAGATCGCCGCCGGCGTTCTGGACGATCCAGTTGACCAGCCACAGCCCCAGTCCGGAGCCGTGATCGAGCTGGGTCTCTTGACCGTCGAGCACCGCCCGTCGCTCGGTTTCGGGAATCCCCTCGCCGTCGTCGGCGACCGTGAACTCGAGGCGGGGATCGGCGTCGTAGTCGACGGTCTGGACGACGATTTCGACGGACGGCACGTCCGGGGCGTCGTCCCCGCTCGCCGGGTTGTGCCTGACCGCGTTATCGACGAGTTCGTTGAGCGCGTCGACGACGCTGGCGTCGATCATCGGTGGGTTCGTGCCCGCTCCCGGCGCTTCGGTCTGGGTGACGATCCGGGCGTCGGGATAGGCCGCTCGCGCGCGGTCGGCGACCGACCGGATCGCCTCCGTGGCCTCGATGCGGTCGGTGGTGCCGTTCCGTTCGAGGGTCCGTTCGACGCCGCGGGCCTTGTCGGCCGTCGCGATCAGGTCGTCGATCTCCGCGAGGATCGGTCGCACGTGGCGCCGCTCGAGGCGCTCGTTTCGATCGGCGATGAGGTTGGCGTGGCCCTGGATGACGGTCACGGCGTTTCGGAGGTTGTGCCGGAGGACGCGGTTGAGCACCTGAATGCGTTGCTCCCGGTCGCGCTGGTCCGTGACGTCGCGGGCGATGACGACGGAGCCGTGCTGGAGCGCGCTGACGGTCACGTCCAGGGGAAACGTCGTGCCGTCGGTTCGCTCGCCGGTCAGCGTCCCCCGCCAGTAGTTGCGCTCGGCGACCGCCGACTCGACCTCGCCCTCGATCGAGGCCTGTGCGGCGTTCGTAAAGAGCGTCGTCCAACGCGTCCCCTCGAGGGTGTCGGCGTTTCTGACCCCGTAGAGCGAGGCGTAGGCGTCGTTGACGTAGACGTGCCGATCGTCCACGACGACGGCGATCCCGTCCATCGAGGCCTCGACGGCGTGGGAGAGGCGCTCGTTCTCGCGGTAGTGGTAAGAGAATTCGATGTAAACGTGTCCGAGCAGCGCCCCGAGGGCGATACCGGCGCTCAGCGCGCTGAGTACCGGCTGTGAGAGCCCGCCGGTGAACCCGATCCGGACCGAGAGGAGGTAGATGCTCCAGGCGCAAAACAGCGCCATCATCGCACCGGCGGCGAGCGAACACGCGGTGACGATATCGGCTCGAGTCGGCTCCGACTCGTCGGCGTGCGTTCGAACGCCGTACCAGACCAGTGCGACCCCGATGAGCGTCGGAACGCCCATCTCGAGGACCAGCAACGTCGGGGCGCCGCCGAACGTCAGCACGTACGCACCGACGACGGCGAGCAATCCGAGGCCGACGATCGAAACCGAGTACTCCCGAACGTACGTCGACGCGCGGCGAGCACTGGAGACCATCGGCGGAACAGTACGTGATGGGAAGACGACGATTATAAATCAATTGGCAATTTTCTCGACACCTCGTCAGACGTTCGCAAACCCGTCGACAACGGCGCCGGTGCCGACCCCGAACCGTTTGGTACTGGGCGCCGTCGATACTGACATGGTAACAGTCACCCTGGCCCAGCGGGACCGACTGCTCGTGTGCGCGAACGAGGGCGCCGACGGTGCAGACGCGACCTGGACGACCGCGACCAGCCTCGAGGGCCACTCTCTCGAGTGCGTCACCGCTACCCCTGAACGATCGGCACGGGTGTTCGTCGGCACGTTCGAGGACGGCCTCTTCCGTGGCACCGCGGACGAGGCAGGGGAGACCGACGAGTGGGCGTTCGAGCGCCTGGAGACCGAGTTCGTCAGCGAGGCGGTCACGTCGCTGGCGGTCAGCCCCCACGACCCGGACGTGGTCTACGCCGGCACCGAACCGAGTCGCGTCTACCGCTCGAGCGACGGCGGCGGCTCCTGGACGCGGCTCTCGGGGCTGACCGCCCTCCCCTCCGCCGAGGAGTGGTCCTTCCCGCCGCGACCGCACACCCACCACGTCCGCTGGCTCGAGGTGGACCCGTTCGATCCCGACCGCCTCTACGTCGGGATCGAAGCCGGCGCGTTCGTCCTGAGCCCCGACGGCGGCGAGACGTGGCGGGAGCGACCCGAGGGCTCCCGCCGGGACAATCACGCGCTCGCCACCCACGCCGACCGCGAGGGCCGCGTCTACACCGCCGCCGGCGACGGCTACGCCGAAAGCGACGACGGCGGCGACTCGTGGCGCCGCCCGCAGGCGGGTCTCGAGCACACCTACTGCTGGAGCGTCGTCGCCGATCCGGCCGACCCCGACTCGGTCATCGTCTCGAGCGCAAGCGGCGCCCGGACGGCCCACACGGCCGAGCGGGCCGAGTCGTACGTCTACCGACGGACCGGCGACGAACCGTGGGAGCGCCTCGAGGACTGCGGACTCCCGACCGGCGAGGGCGTCGTCCGTGCCGTCTTCGATACCACGGGCGAACGGGGCGTCGTCTACGGAGCGAACAACCGGGGGCTGTTCGTCACGGAGGATTTCGGCGGCCGCTGGGAGCCCGTCCCGATCGACTGGGACGAGGGACTCGAGGCGCAGGCACCGCGCGGACTGATCGCCTTGCCGGACTGACCGGTCGGCGCCGTCGACCGCCAGAACGCCCCCTGTCGCGTCTGCGCTCGAACCACTCGCCGTTCCGGTGACTCGAGTCGTCGACGTCGGTGACTCAGAGCAGCGCCGCGAGAGCGCCTTGCCCGAGCGTGATGGCGACCCAGAGCACGATCGCGACCACGGCGAGGACGAACAGGATTGCGGTCTGCTTCACGCCGGACAGTTCCGCCCACTCCCCCGCGCCGAACGCGTTCGTGAGCGGCGGTTCGAACGCCGCACCGAGAAATCCGACGCCGAAGAGGGTCGCGAACGCCGAGAGGCGCGTCAGCAGTCCGAGGTTCGGTTGGGCGATCGCGGACCCGACGACGACGAGTGTGATTCCGATCGCGAGCCGTTGCGTGGTGGAAACGTCTGATACGTCCATACAGAGAAGTAGTTCATATAATTATTAATGTTTTGATTTAACTCGATACTGGCGCGAAATCGAGTCCGAGACGCGTCTTTCGGACCTCGACCGACGACGGTGTGTGAGACGGCAGCCCCTCTCGAGAACCGCGGGGACGCTCACGCCGGCGCCCGTCGAAATTCGGAACCGGACTCGAGACGCCGGTGACGGGTTCGAAATCCTTTTAGGCGCTACACGGGGATAGTAGGGTAACTGAGTGATATCATGGACGTCGACATCATCTCCGAAACGGAGAACCCCATGTTGCATCGAACCGACGTGACCTTCGAACTGTCCCACGAGGACGCGACGCCCGAGCGCCTGCAGGTTCGGGACAGTCTCGCGGCCAAACTGAACAAGGACGCCGACGAGGTCGTCGTCCGTAAACTCGACACCAAGTTCGGGATGCGAAAGACCGTCGGCGAGGCCAAGGTCTACGAGACGGCCGACGACGCCCGCGACGTCGAACAGGACCACATGCTCGAGCGAAACAAGATCGGTGCCGCCGACGAGGCCGAGACCGATGCCGAAGCCGAAGCGGAGGAAGCGTAAATGGCTCGCCACGAACTCTACGAAGACGACGGCAGCACGGAACGCGAACAGTGCCCCCGCTGCGGGGACGCCTTCCTCGCCGACCACGGCGACCGCCAGCACTGCGGGAAGTGCGGTTACACCGAGTGGGAGTAGCGATGCGCCGAGCGCAGCGAGGAGCATCGGAACGAGCGAACGGGCGCGAAGCGCCCGTGAACGAGTAACGCCGTTCTCCGGCCCTCGCGGCGCATCCGTGCTTCTACGATAACAACCAGACGTGAGTACTCACACCCGAATTCTCGGCATCGAAGGCACCGCCTGGGCTGCCAGCGCGGCCGTCTACGATGCGGCGACCGACGACGTGTTCATCGAGAGCGACGCCTACCAGCCCGAGAGCGGCGGTATCCACCCCCGCGAGGCCGCCGAGCACATGCACGACGCGATCCCCCGCGTCGTCGAGACCGCACTCGAGCACGCCCGCGACACCCACGACGGCCCCGAAGACGAGGCCCCGGTGGACGCGGTTGCCTTTTCGAAAGGGCCGGGTCTCGGCCCCTGCCTGCGCATCGTCGGGACGGCCGCCCGCGCGCTCTCCCAGGCGCTCGAGGTCCCCCTCGTCGGCGTCAACCACATGGTCGCCCACCTCGAGATCGGTCGCCACACCGCCGACTTCGACTCGCCGGTCTGTCTGAACGCCAGCGGCGCGAACGCCCACCTGCTGGCCTACCGCAACGGCCGCTACCGCGTGCTCGGCGAGACGATGGACACCGGCGTCGGCAACGCCATCGACAAGTTCACGCGCCACGTCGGCTGGTCCCATCCCGGCGGGCCGAAAGTCGAGGCGGCCGCCGAGGACGGCGAGTACGTCGACCTCCCCTACGTGGTCAAGGGAATGGACTTCTCGTTTTCGGGCATCATGAGCGCCGCCAAGCAGCGATACGACGACGAGGTTCCGATCGAGGACATCTGCTTCTCGCTGCAGGAGAACGTCTTCGGGATGCTGACCGAAGTGGCCGAACGCGCGCTCTCGCTGACCGGCAGCGACGAACTCGTGCTGGGCGGCGGCGTCGGACAGAACGCCCGCTTGCGCGAGATGCTCGCGGAAATGTGCGATCAGCGCGGCGCCGACTTTCACGCGCCCGAGCCCCGATTCCTGCGCGACAACGCCGGCATGATCGCCGTGCTGGGCGCGAAGATGTACGACGCCGGCGACACCGTCGCGCTCGAGGACTCCCGAGTCGACCCGAACTATCGGCCCGATCAGGTCCCCGTGACCTGGAGAACGGACGAGCCCGAACTGGCGGCCGGCCGCAACGCCGGCGAGGACCGCCGGCAGGTTCGCGGCGCCGAAGCGACCGTCGACCTCGAGCCGGCGGCGGGCCGGGTCACGAAACGCCGGGAGTCCAAGAGCTACCGCCATCCCGAACTCGACGACCGACTCCGGCGCGAGCGGACGACCCTCGAGGTCCGCCTGACCAGCCTCGCGCGCCGCGAGGGCGTCCCCACGCCGGTGCTCTCGGACGTCGATTTGCGGGAGGCGCGCCTCGAACTCGAGTACGTCGGCGAGGCGGACCTCCGCGACGACCTGGCCGCCGAGCGCGTTCGCGAGGTCGGCCGGCACCTCGCGCGACTACATCTGGCCGGGTTCGTCCACGGCGATCCGACGACGCGAAATGTGCGTGTCGGGCGTGCGGGACGCGACGCGTCCCGGGACGAGCGAACGGCTGACGGCCGCGAGCAGCGCGACGCGCCGCCGAACGAGCGAACGGAGGGTGACCGTGAGCAGGACGCCGAGCGGTCGTACCTCATCGACTTCGGCCTCGGCTACCACACCGACCACGTCGAGGACTACGCGATGGACGTCCACGTTTTCGACCAGAGCCTCGTCGGCACCGCGGACGACCCCGAGCCGCTGCGCGAGGCGCTCCGCGAGGGCTACCGCGAGGTCGGCGAGGAGCGCGTGCTCGAGCGCCTGCGAGACGTGGAGGGGCGGGGCCGGTACGTCAGCGACGACGTGTGACGCTCCGATCGATCGACGACCTCACTCCGCGGATCGGGAGTCCCCGGTCGTGTCGACCCCGAGCAGGAAGTTGCCGCCACAGAAACGCATCCACGCGTTCTGGAGGAGCCCGATTCCGGCGATGCCCGCGATGGCCGCGCGCTCTCGCTTTCCGTCCTGATAGGCCGCCGCGGACATCACGACCAGCCAGATGCCGAGCACGCCGCGAACGATACGATCGGTTCCGCCGACGTTTCGCTGCATACGCGGTCGTACGGGGTGGCGAGTGGAAACCGCGTGGCCGAATATTTCGGCCTCGTTTATGACGGTGGCTGTCGAACGGCCAACAGGATTTCGACCGATGAAACGCGTTCGCATCACGCTGGACCCCGCAGGCGACTACGCGCCGCCGCTGTATCGACGACTCGCGGGCGAGGCGTCGTATTTGGACCGGGTTCGGATCGTCAACTGGAACGTCGCGGCGCCGCCGACGGCGTTCCTGCTGTGGCTCCGCGGCGACTACCGGCGGTTCGAAGCCGAACTGGCGGCCAGCGAGAACGCCGACGAGTACGAGCTCCTCCCGCTCACCGACCGGGAGTGTCACTGCTTCCTCGAGGGGGAGGTCGCCGACGCAGCCCGGCTCCTGTTCGAGAACTTCACGCAGGGGAGCCTGATCACCGTCCCGCCGATCGAGTGCCACGACGACGGGACGAACACGTTCTCCATCGTCGGCACGGACGCCGACATCCAGAACGCGGTCGAGGGCGTCCCCGACGGCGTCGGCGTCACCATCGAGGCGGTCGGCGGGGAGACCGTGGCACCGACGAGCGCCGTCGGCCGACTGTCCCGACGACAGCGCGAGGCCGCCGAAGTCGCCCTCGAGATCGGCTACTACGAGGTTCCCCGTCGGGCGACGACGGCCGATGTCGCCCGCGAACTCGACTGTGCGACCGCGACAGCGGCGGAACACCTGCAGAAGGCCGAGTCGAAGCTGATCGGCGCCCTGCTGGAGCAGTGAGCAACGAGGGGTCGATCCCCTCGAGGCCGGCGCAAGCGCTCGACCCCGTTGGGAGAGATGATGACCCAATACTCTTATCAGGTGAGGACGTACGTTTGCGCATGGCAGACAAACCGACGTCCGGAGAGATTCTCGGCGTACCGTACAACTTCGATCGACCCAGCATCGGACGGATGATCTCCTCGTACTGGCAGCCCGGCGAGGGGATGCTCGTCGAGAAGCCGTTCGGCGTCGGCTACACGCTGAACCTCGCCAACTGGCGGTCGTGGATCGTCGTCCTCGTCGCCGGCGGCCTCCTCTGGCACCAGGAGCAGGGCGCCTCGGAGGGCGGCGCGGACCGGCAGGACGAACCCGTCGAGGTCATCGTCGACGACAGCGAAACGGACGACTGACCGGCGCTCGATCCGATTTCTCGCGGCTTCGGTACCCCGGTCAGCGATCGACTTCGCCCATGATGCAGTCCAGACTGCCGATCGCGGCGACGAGGTCCGGTATGTACTCCCCCTCGGCGATCTCGGGGAGCACGGAGAGGTTCGAGAAACACGGGCTCCGGATCTTGAACCGCGCCGGCGTGGCGGAGCCGTCCGCGCGGACGTAGATCCCGAGTTCACCCTTCGCGCCCTCGACGGCGCGGTACGTCTCGGTGTCGGGCGCCGGCTTGAGCGTCCGCGGAACGTTGCTCTGGACGGTCCGTTCGTCCTCGGGCCACTCCTCGAGCAAGTCGAGACACTGCGCGACGATCTTGGCCGACTCCTCGACCTCGCGCAGTCGAACGAGGACGCGACTGTAGTTGTCGCCGTCGGGTTCCGTGACGACGTCCCACTCGAGTTCGTCGTAGTAGCCGTAGGGGTCGTCCCGGCGGAGGTCGTACTCGATCCCGGAGGCGCGGGCGACCGGGCCGGTACAGCCGTACCGTTTGGCGACCTCGGACTCGAGGACGCCGGTATCGAGACAGCGGTGCTGGAAGATTTCGTTGGTGACCAGCAGATCGTGGTACTCGTCGATCTTGGCAGGGAGCCCGTCGAGAAAGTCGCGCGTTTCGTCGATGAATTCCTCGCGGGGCTCGGGGAGGTCCCAGGCGACCCCGCCCAGCCGGAAGTAGTTGTACATCATCCGCTGGCCGGTCAGGTCCTCGAGGCGGTCGAGAACGAGTTCGCGGTCGCGGATGGCGTACTGGAAGGCGGCGGTGAACTCGCCGAAGACGTCCAGCGCGTAGGTGCCGAGCGAGATGAAGTGGGAGGCGAGTCGCGAGAGTTCGGCACCCATCGTCCGGAGCACCTGCGCGTACTCCGGAACCTCGAGGTCCGCCAGGTCCTCGGCGGCGCGGGCGTAGGCCCACTCGTTGCACAACCCGGACATCCAGTCCCAGCGATCGGGGTAGGGCATGATCTGATGGCGGTAGGTCCCTTGCTGGCACAACTGCTCCTCGCAGCGGTGGATGTAGCCGATGTCGGGGTCGACGTCGACGACCGTCTCGCCGTCTAACACCGCTTTCACGTGCATGACGCCGTGGGTCGAGGGGTGGTGCGGGCCGACGTTGAGAAACATCGTGTCCGAGACGGCGTCGTGCTCGTCGTCCGCGATCGGATTCGCGTGCTCGGAGAGGGTCACGACCTGCGATTTCTCCTGATCGTAGGACCGCGAGAGCGGATGGCCCTGCCAGGTTTCCGGGAGTAGAATCCGGCGGGGATCGGGGTGGCCCTCGTACTCGATCCCGACGAGGTCGTAGGCCTCGCGCTCGTGCCAGTCGGCGGTTCGAAAGACGGGTTCGGCCGATTCGCTGACCGGGTCGTCGACCGGCGTCGGGACGACGACCGACGCCTCTCGCGTCGGATCGTCGTACGACCGCAGGTGGTAGATCGTCTCGAATCGGTCCGCGTACTGCTGGGCGGTGACGCAGGCACAGTGGTCGAACCCCGCCTCGTCGCGCAAGGTCGCGAGGACGTCCTGTACCTCGTCCGGCCGGATCACGACCCCCGGCGCGTTCAGGTGGTCGTCTCGAGCGAGGACCGACTCGCCGAGCAGCGCCTCGAGGTCCGGTGTCGGCCCGGACTCGGCCGACCGAGACTCGAGCGTCGACTCCGATGACATGGGCGACGGTACGGACGGTCGGCGAGAGTCGGTTCTGCGCCACTGGCTAGGCTATTTATGTACTCGAGCCCGGCCTTCCGCTCGTGAAGACCGTTCGGCTCACGCTCCGGTACGACGCCGAGACGATCCATCCGATGCACCGGTTCGTCGCCGACAGCGACGACTTCGACGCCTATCGGATGGTCCACGGCAACCTCGCCGGAGACGACGACCACGCCTTCATTTTCCACGTCGTCGGCGATCCGGACGCCTACGCGGCCGCGATGGAGCGGACCGAACAGGTCGGCGACTACGACCTCAACAGGACCGGCGAGCGGACGTTCACCGTCTACGTCCGCGACGTCCCCGAGGACGTCGACGAGCGCCTGCTCGACTCCTTCACGCGAGGGAGCCTCGTCGTCCTGCCGCCGATCGAGTACCGCTCCGACTGGACGGTCCGCTTCTCGGTCGTCGGCGAGTCCGACGACCTCCGGCGCGCCCTCGAGGGGATCCCCGACGGGATCGAGGCGACCGTCGGCCGCGTCGGCGAGTACGACGGCGGCGACGCCGCGGTCGGCTCCCTGACCGACCGCCAGCGCGAGGCGCTGCGGACGGCGCGAGAGTTAGGGTACTTCGACGTTCCGCGGACCGCGAGCGTCGACGACGTCGCCGCGGCGCTGAACTGCGCGCCCGGAACCGCGGCGGAACACCTGCGGAAGGCCGAAGCCAGCGTGATCGACGCGCTCGAGTTGTAGGTGAGTGCCGCGGTCGTCGCGGACCGCGGCCGGCGTCGGCGCGACGCAACCGACGACGCTTTGCCGTCGCCGCCACGTCGCTCGCACATGGCCATTCGATTCGTCACCGGCAACGAGGGGAAGGTCCGCGAGGCCCGAGACTACCTCGCCGACCTCGAGCCCGTCGAACAGGTCGAGTACGACTACACCGAGGTCCAGAGCGACTCGCTGACCGAGATCGCGGCTCACGGCGCCCGCGAGGCGTTCGAAGAACTGGGAAGCGACGACCCGGTGCTCGTCGACGACGCGGGGCTGTTCGTCGACGCGCTCGAGGGGTTCCCGGGGCCGTACTCGGCCTACGTCGAGGACACCGTCGGCGTCGAGCGACTCTGGCGGCTCGCGAGCGAGGAAGAGAACCGGCGGGCACGCTTTCGGACCGTGCTCGCCTACGCAGATGAAACTGGAACCGAGACGTTCGCGGGCTCGGTCGCCGGCACGCTCGTCGCCCCGCGCGGCGAGGGCGGC
It encodes the following:
- a CDS encoding PAS domain-containing sensor histidine kinase — its product is MVSSARRASTYVREYSVSIVGLGLLAVVGAYVLTFGGAPTLLVLEMGVPTLIGVALVWYGVRTHADESEPTRADIVTACSLAAGAMMALFCAWSIYLLSVRIGFTGGLSQPVLSALSAGIALGALLGHVYIEFSYHYRENERLSHAVEASMDGIAVVVDDRHVYVNDAYASLYGVRNADTLEGTRWTTLFTNAAQASIEGEVESAVAERNYWRGTLTGERTDGTTFPLDVTVSALQHGSVVIARDVTDQRDREQRIQVLNRVLRHNLRNAVTVIQGHANLIADRNERLERRHVRPILAEIDDLIATADKARGVERTLERNGTTDRIEATEAIRSVADRARAAYPDARIVTQTEAPGAGTNPPMIDASVVDALNELVDNAVRHNPASGDDAPDVPSVEIVVQTVDYDADPRLEFTVADDGEGIPETERRAVLDGQETQLDHGSGLGLWLVNWIVQNAGGDLRFADRSGGGTVVTLSFPAERAVEVEPPLSPSL
- a CDS encoding helix-turn-helix domain-containing protein, which codes for MRYVTYTITPQQGNFDPAEELLREHGVALQTIQAIDYLADETIVTRREIQGDREDIVGALEDPAANILEYSLFDVEGSTVLQMQYEPGELTRRILEIHQRHAVLPDYPMEYTGAKNSTLRISQIGSEAELQSLIAETRAIVDVEIERLGTYDPSDGEHLIELTDRQREVLSVAIEEGYYQEPRAVTYQDIADRLDCSAGTVGQHLRRIESRLMSTVITGGSRANRASGPSDDTDAETTPPSR
- a CDS encoding 30S ribosomal protein S27ae, whose translation is MARHELYEDDGSTEREQCPRCGDAFLADHGDRQHCGKCGYTEWE
- a CDS encoding 30S ribosomal protein S24e, which encodes MDVDIISETENPMLHRTDVTFELSHEDATPERLQVRDSLAAKLNKDADEVVVRKLDTKFGMRKTVGEAKVYETADDARDVEQDHMLERNKIGAADEAETDAEAEAEEA
- a CDS encoding bifunctional N(6)-L-threonylcarbamoyladenine synthase/serine/threonine protein kinase gives rise to the protein MSTHTRILGIEGTAWAASAAVYDAATDDVFIESDAYQPESGGIHPREAAEHMHDAIPRVVETALEHARDTHDGPEDEAPVDAVAFSKGPGLGPCLRIVGTAARALSQALEVPLVGVNHMVAHLEIGRHTADFDSPVCLNASGANAHLLAYRNGRYRVLGETMDTGVGNAIDKFTRHVGWSHPGGPKVEAAAEDGEYVDLPYVVKGMDFSFSGIMSAAKQRYDDEVPIEDICFSLQENVFGMLTEVAERALSLTGSDELVLGGGVGQNARLREMLAEMCDQRGADFHAPEPRFLRDNAGMIAVLGAKMYDAGDTVALEDSRVDPNYRPDQVPVTWRTDEPELAAGRNAGEDRRQVRGAEATVDLEPAAGRVTKRRESKSYRHPELDDRLRRERTTLEVRLTSLARREGVPTPVLSDVDLREARLELEYVGEADLRDDLAAERVREVGRHLARLHLAGFVHGDPTTRNVRVGRAGRDASRDERTADGREQRDAPPNERTEGDREQDAERSYLIDFGLGYHTDHVEDYAMDVHVFDQSLVGTADDPEPLREALREGYREVGEERVLERLRDVEGRGRYVSDDV
- a CDS encoding YgaP family membrane protein codes for the protein MQRNVGGTDRIVRGVLGIWLVVMSAAAYQDGKRERAAIAGIAGIGLLQNAWMRFCGGNFLLGVDTTGDSRSAE
- a CDS encoding AlbA family DNA-binding domain-containing protein, with protein sequence MPDYNPFGKPLSEVGPEDLYSMKIPEGYYFEYKRDFIDQKAVAKAISSFANTYGGLFFIGIEENEETNKPGDWFTLTSGDPQSYNEKIRSSVKENISPSPMYETHSFKGTNSSGDEGYVILVDVPESTQTPHINNDGRVYRRTGEGSDPYKVTSSPEVLDDLYRRRDEWQTRIDDFCNLDVGLTVGQSGEGQNQGWPFLELYAIPSTLDDPVCANVISELDRFQEIFESSEIHLLPDDSEIVQEGGRVRFGFTADSYRATSEGVVAQLWTAEDHQGNIDTAHTPLTFTFLVDGGLKIFLPIPTLSPPENPTLVWRSIDQAIHSQFDHIEFLDGLRLLGYIHTLLNSYLNLLSEYEWPTESGTINLRARFRNTYRTLLVFETDWYIDLIERYGAPVCYDEILDLPRLESMNYELDIDESNKFGSITVGTMNLFQAFGLPIDQSNNVFGEFSSYVIDQMFQETEFED
- a CDS encoding helix-turn-helix domain-containing protein, which gives rise to MKRVRITLDPAGDYAPPLYRRLAGEASYLDRVRIVNWNVAAPPTAFLLWLRGDYRRFEAELAASENADEYELLPLTDRECHCFLEGEVADAARLLFENFTQGSLITVPPIECHDDGTNTFSIVGTDADIQNAVEGVPDGVGVTIEAVGGETVAPTSAVGRLSRRQREAAEVALEIGYYEVPRRATTADVARELDCATATAAEHLQKAESKLIGALLEQ
- a CDS encoding DUF5808 domain-containing protein, which encodes MADKPTSGEILGVPYNFDRPSIGRMISSYWQPGEGMLVEKPFGVGYTLNLANWRSWIVVLVAGGLLWHQEQGASEGGADRQDEPVEVIVDDSETDD